In the genome of Thermoproteus tenax Kra 1, the window GACAATAAAAAGGTGTTAGTTAAAAAGGGCTCAGTCGGCCGCGGGCCCCCTCTCCTCTATCTTCTCTCCGTATTCCATCAAACCGCGGAGGACGCTCTCCTCCCCTATTAGATCCCTGATCGATATCACGCCGTAGAGCTTTCCGCCCTTTGTAACAACTACATGTCTGATGTTGTGGCTCCTCATAACCTCGGCGACCTTCCAGAGAGGCTCTGAGGCCTCGACGGTGATAACAGGGCTAGTCATGTACTTCTCGGCAGGCGAGTTGAGATCGACGCCTGTGGCCAAAAATCTAACGATATCTCTCTCCGAGATCACACCGAGCGGAGTGTCGGGGGCGTTTTTGTCGACTACGACGACGATCCCTATCTTCTTCTCAGCCAAGGTCTTGGCGACGTCCTTCAGAGTGGTCGCCTTATCAACTGTTATGGGGGGTTTTCTGGCCAACGTCTCTGCGTTCATAATGTCTCGATTCTTGATGATATAAAAATTTTTTGTAAATTATAAATATAACAATTAGAAGCAATGTTTTAGATACATTACAGTAAAAGAGCTAATATTCAGGAACCTTTTTGAGGCTGTACCTTTTAGTTAACTACAAAAATTATTCAGATAGACTGCTATATGCCTCTCACAGGCGGCGTCGCCGAGTCTGTGAAGCTGAGGGTTATCATAACCAAGGACTTGCCCTCAATTATCGGGCTAGGCCCATTTAAGGCCGGCTCCGCGGCCGCGCTGCCGGCCTCAGTAGCGTTGAGGCTTGTCGACATGGGCGCTGCACAGCTCGACGAGACCGAGCTGCTAAAGCCGCAAGATGTACAGAGCTTCAAATACTCCGAGGAGAAAGATCAATGGCCAATTCAACTCCCCGAGGACTTTTACGCAAGAGCGAAGGCCTCCATACTCCAGCTCAAGAGAGAGGGCGACTCGCGCACTATGGGCCAACTGATTAGCGCCACTAGAGACCTCTTGATAAAGAGGGTGGAAAAGATAGCCCGCCTCTTGGCCGCCTCGCCGGACCTAGTGGAGAACAACGACTTTATGGCGAGGCTGACGCCCGAGGAGAGAGCGCTTGCCCGGGCTATAGACCTAGAGTTGATATCACTTCTGCGGGAGGTGCTCTAGGAATCCCTTTGTCGCCGGCCCCCGAGGGCTCCGAGACTTTTTTGAGCTCGGTGGACTGCGGCAGAGATCATTTAGGGGCCCAACTTCGCCCTCCTCAGATCAATCGTCTGCTCAGGCTCGGGGCCCGTCCCTATGAGGGTCACCGGCCTCCCCAGCGCAGCCTCTATATCATCGATCCACTTCTTGGCATCAGCTGGTAGATCCTCAAACCTAGTCTTGCCGGCGGCCTCCTTGAACACGGCGTCTAACTTAGTTATTGCTATCTGGGTCGGCGAGTTCAACATGACGGCTCTCTTAGCAAGCTCCAGATTGAAGGGGGCGGCCCTACGGGGCCTGCCGGTAACAGCGCCTCTCTCGACCCATCCCAAGCGGGCGACCTCATCCTGCGGCAGCTCGCCAGGGAGCGGGCCGTTGCCCACCCTCGTTACGAAGGACTTAAAGACGAGGATGACCTCGTCCACGTCTTTGGGGCCTACGCCCGCCTCGCTGAGTATGCCAGAGGCCGTCGTGTCTCTGCTGGTCACATAGGGATAGGTCCCGTGGTATAGCGAGAGGAAGGTGCCCTGAGTCCCCTCGATTATTACGCCGTCCCTCTTCCTCTCTTGAATCAGCCCAGGCACGTCGGCCAGATAGGGTCTCAGCTCCTCCACGTCCTTGGCAAGCCTAAGCCGCCGCAAGACTCTCTCCACCATGGCAGCGCCCACTCCTTGGCCCGTAGAGCCGACGGTCTTCATCAGATGCTCATCGCTCCTCTCCATCTCTACGTGCCGCTCCTCGATCACGCCTGCGTTGTAGTCGACTCTCGCTCTATCGGCTCCATGCGCCTTTGCCTCAGCCAGAAAGACGTCTGTCTTTATTAGGGCGCCGGGCGCTACGGCGAGAAGAGAGGAGGGGTTCACGAAGCAGCTGGGTAGAGTC includes:
- a CDS encoding CBS domain-containing protein codes for the protein MNAETLARKPPITVDKATTLKDVAKTLAEKKIGIVVVVDKNAPDTPLGVISERDIVRFLATGVDLNSPAEKYMTSPVITVEASEPLWKVAEVMRSHNIRHVVVTKGGKLYGVISIRDLIGEESVLRGLMEYGEKIEERGPAAD
- a CDS encoding replication initiation protein: MPLTGGVAESVKLRVIITKDLPSIIGLGPFKAGSAAALPASVALRLVDMGAAQLDETELLKPQDVQSFKYSEEKDQWPIQLPEDFYARAKASILQLKREGDSRTMGQLISATRDLLIKRVEKIARLLAASPDLVENNDFMARLTPEERALARAIDLELISLLREVL
- a CDS encoding adenylosuccinate synthetase; translated protein: MISVIVDGFFGDVGKGKITAYLALRDSPSLCVRTGAPNAGHTVVFRGAQYVLRTLPSCFVNPSSLLAVAPGALIKTDVFLAEAKAHGADRARVDYNAGVIEERHVEMERSDEHLMKTVGSTGQGVGAAMVERVLRRLRLAKDVEELRPYLADVPGLIQERKRDGVIIEGTQGTFLSLYHGTYPYVTSRDTTASGILSEAGVGPKDVDEVILVFKSFVTRVGNGPLPGELPQDEVARLGWVERGAVTGRPRRAAPFNLELAKRAVMLNSPTQIAITKLDAVFKEAAGKTRFEDLPADAKKWIDDIEAALGRPVTLIGTGPEPEQTIDLRRAKLGP